The following coding sequences are from one Nilaparvata lugens isolate BPH chromosome 4, ASM1435652v1, whole genome shotgun sequence window:
- the LOC111049715 gene encoding trithorax group protein osa isoform X2 produces the protein MGEPVNGSTANAGRQHRPWESAKYGAGSVRAEASPTSLVEIFDTAFNSDVDPPQNEVCSLVGEMELDPLFAESDGVEVETEVEVVDVPPATWRYHSGGTTPALGERRTGGAWSPSPPPLSYYTTPSFGSSPAPSEAFDARRKRSIDAEACLKAKKGSDRVPAAAAASGAGCESPAVGAAGPSSRPMAVVQPQPVAVPPPPPLTGPPDGGGRGRKAPSLPQSRLPRRFYPSTSTNHNITRTAGGSMNAPQVHTTGIGGGTAVNNGGGTTSGDAPLAPDLQLDWLSSDEDDDDDSGIEVLSIQYTNNNNNANQQQQQQQQQQQQVNNSAVPPPTTAAAARTAANPPHHIHHHHHLHHLANNCAHNNTTTTSHSHNNSVAYAYPPQAAAPGPNPHNAPNRQVQVVDLTLESDEEMLNAGGGGGGGGHYPIVTHVQQAPRHLINSRIPPPPLLRFRVPSCRCPQPPPPPPAPDHPEQPPPPPPLVNYSQPCILHASYRPPPTPRHYSQPSLDGGTTVFVPAAPQPPPAHAGFPGYFPSPPQLYPVHHRLWQSQQRTQEMQRRHLHNGGVRPREVFVDTPASGGGGYGQTGPPWPDWCPVPFAPHHRGAPQPPPPPHPHPQPPLPTPQQPTVYSRPEVHPPPGLHPPTVMMEVESMAVPPPPTPHHPTVQTEIVVQSGIPGEGTHQHVHHYVHRYHRPGHQMHHLHISIGPSVVSSGTSRPQELVFPPVLPVDLMPFPLLTRHMSYRLEDYMRVVEQRRLACLNRGASQDTIERFTFPHKYKRVKRAMDELEDTTEKCTICLSEFEDSEDVRRLPCMHLFHVECVDQWLSSNKRCPICRVDIETNLNKDVTPTSGT, from the exons ATGGGGGAGCCAGTGAACGGGTCGACGGCAAACGCAGGTCGTCAGCATCGGCCCTGGGAGTCGGCCAAGTATGGAGCCGGGTCAGTCCGCGCCGAGGCCAGCCCCACTTCGCTCGTCGAGATATTCGACACTGCCTTCAACTCCGATGTCGATCCTCCCCAAAATGAAGTCTGCAGTTTAG TTGGAGAAATGGAGCTAGACCCGCTGTTTGCGGAGAGTGACGGCGTGGAGGTGGAGACGGAGGTAGAGGTGGTGGACGTGCCGCCGGCGACGTGGCGCTACCACAGTGGGGGCACCACGCCCGCCCTGGGTGAGCGTCGCACGGGGGGCGCATGGTCGCCGTCGCCGCCGCCGCTCTCTTACTACACGACTCCTAGTTTCGGGTCCTCCCCCGCCCCCAGCGAGGCATTCGACGCCAGACGGAAGCGGTCGATCGACGCCGAAGCCTGTCTCAAG GCGAAAAAAGGGTCGGATCGAGTCCCGGCAGCTGCTGCTGCATCCGGTGCCGGCTGTGAGTCTCCAGCTGTGGGGGCGGCTGGCCCTTCGTCTCGGCCAATGGCCGTCGTGCAGCCGCAGCCAGTGGCCGTACCGCCCCCACCGCCCCTGACGGGCCCCCCCGATGGAGGCGGCAGGGGCCGCAAGGCTCCGTCGCTGCCGCAGTCGAGGCTGCCGCGTCGCTTCTACCCTTCTACAAGCACCAATCACAACATCACCAGGACTG CAGGTGGCAGCATGAACGCGCCGCAGGTGCACACAACTGGTATTGGTGGCGGGACGGCTGTCAACAATGGCGGAGGAACGACGTCCGGCGACGCCCCCCTCGCCCCCGACCTCCAGCTGGACTGGCTGTCGTCGGACGAGGATGACGACGATGACTCGGGCATCGAGGTGCTCAGCATCCAGTAcaccaacaacaacaacaacgccaaccagcaacaacaacaacaacaacaacaacaacaacaggtcaACAACAGTGCAGTGCCCCCTCCAACAACCGCTGCTGCGGCTAGGACGGCTGCCAACCCACCACATCACATCCACCATCACCACCATCTGCATCATCTCGCCAACAACTGCGCCCACAACAACACCACAACAACCAGTCACAGTCACAACAACAGTGTGGCCTACGCCTATCCGCCGCAAGCCGCCGCGCCCGGGCCCAATCCACACAATGCGCCCAAT CGACAAGTGCAAGTGGTCGACCTGACCCTGGAGTCGGACGAGGAGATGCTGAACGCCGGTGGGGGTGGAGGTGGAGGTGGTCACTACCCGATAGTGACTCACGTGCAACAGGCTCCACGCCACCTCATCAACAGCCGCATTCCGCCGCCTCCGCTGCTCCGCTTCCGCGTGCCCTCCTGCCGCTGCCCCCAGCCGCCTCCGCCGCCTCCCGCCCCCGACCACCCCGAGCAGCCGCCCCCGCCACCGCCTCTCGTCAACTACTCGCAGCCCTGCATTCTGCACGCGTCCTATCGGCCGCCTCCCACGCCGCGTCACTACTCACAACCCTCGCTAG ATGGTGGAACGACGGTGTTTGTGCCAGCGGCCCCCCAACCACCCCCCGCGCATGCGGGATTCCCCGGCTACTTTCCGTCCCCCCCTCAGCTCTACCCAGTGCACCATCGGCTCTGGCAATCGCAGCAACGCACTCAGGAAATGCAGCGTCGGCATCTTCACAACGG CGGTGTTCGACCTCGCGAAGTGTTTGTGGACACGCCGGCAAGTGGCGGTGGCGGCTACGGCCAAACAGGGCCCCCGTGGCCCGACTGGTGTCCGGTGCCCTTCGCCCCCCACCACCGCGGTGCACCACAACCTCCACCCCCGCCACACCCCCACCCACAGCCGCCCCTGCCCACCCCTCAGCAGCCCACTGTCTACAGTCGGCCCGAGGTCCACCCGCCGCCTGGCCTCCACCCACCCACTGTTATG ATGGAGGTTGAGTCGATGGCTGTCCCTCCGCCGCCTACGCCTCATCATCCAACGGTGCAGACTGAAATTGTTGTACAAAGTGGAATTCCTGG AGAAGGAACACATCAACACGTTCACCATTATGTTCACCGTTATCACCGACCTGGTCATCAAATGCATCACCTTCATATCAGTATAGGGCCTTCAGTTGTTAGT AGTGGTACTTCGCGACCGCAAGAGCTGGTGTTCCCGCCTGTGCTGCCGGTGGACCTGATGCCATTCCCTTTGCTGACGCGACACATGTCCTACCGGCTGGAGGACTACATGCGTGTCGTCGAACAGCGGCGGCTCGCCTGCCTCAACCGCGGCGCCAGTCAGGACACCATAGAACGCTTCACATTCCCACACAAGTACAAAAGG